A window from Flavobacterium gyeonganense encodes these proteins:
- a CDS encoding TolC family protein has translation MKISQLMLFGVFFIGISSIEAQEKTSLTLDEAVKLAWEKSNEVTLANTKVNTKKYELQSVKNNQYPDLKVSGQYQRLGKASIDLHNDQASSEPMASPDRAMLGMANLSLPIFSGFKIQSSIDTYESLYEAETANAAKTKEDVALRVITYYTALYKAQKTLDLLNENQKQAKQRVTDFTELEKNGIIPRNDLLKAQLMVSKTQLSIDEANNNINNINFYLTTLLKLDPSVKLQVNEQDFFNLKTSNAPTSDALALENRKDLEAVRLQSKASEANIRVAKAGYYPTLALLGGYTAFDLKDFITVKYAMNFGVGLSYDLSGILKNNSHVKEAESKAMEVKNSEALLSDRIKVEVQKSIEDYDLAINQSVVYDEALQQASENYRLVKDKFDNGLSDTNDLVEADVEHLSAKINTALSKATIIQKYYELLSVSGQLSQSFNLSKI, from the coding sequence ATGAAAATTAGTCAATTAATGCTCTTTGGAGTTTTCTTTATCGGAATTTCTTCAATAGAAGCACAAGAAAAAACAAGTTTAACCTTAGACGAAGCCGTTAAGCTGGCGTGGGAAAAGAGTAACGAAGTTACACTTGCCAATACTAAGGTAAACACAAAAAAATACGAATTACAGTCGGTTAAGAATAATCAGTATCCGGACTTAAAAGTTTCGGGTCAATACCAGCGTTTAGGAAAAGCTTCGATTGACCTGCATAACGATCAGGCAAGTTCTGAGCCTATGGCATCTCCTGACCGTGCTATGTTAGGAATGGCAAATCTTAGTCTGCCAATCTTTTCGGGATTTAAAATTCAAAGCAGTATTGATACTTACGAAAGTTTATACGAAGCAGAAACTGCGAATGCAGCTAAAACGAAAGAAGATGTTGCGCTCCGCGTGATTACCTATTATACTGCATTATATAAAGCCCAAAAAACATTAGATCTTTTAAACGAAAACCAGAAACAGGCAAAACAGCGTGTAACTGATTTTACCGAATTAGAAAAAAACGGAATTATCCCGAGAAATGATTTATTGAAAGCACAATTGATGGTTTCAAAAACACAATTATCTATTGATGAAGCGAATAACAACATCAATAATATCAATTTTTATCTTACAACATTGCTTAAATTAGATCCTTCAGTAAAACTTCAGGTTAATGAGCAGGATTTCTTTAATTTAAAAACAAGCAATGCCCCAACATCTGATGCATTGGCATTGGAAAACAGAAAAGATTTAGAAGCTGTCCGTTTACAATCTAAAGCAAGCGAAGCTAATATTAGAGTTGCAAAAGCTGGTTACTATCCAACATTAGCTTTATTGGGAGGTTATACAGCTTTCGATCTTAAAGATTTTATTACTGTAAAGTATGCTATGAATTTCGGCGTTGGACTATCTTATGATTTATCGGGAATTCTAAAAAACAATTCGCACGTAAAAGAAGCTGAAAGTAAAGCGATGGAGGTAAAAAATTCTGAAGCACTTTTAAGCGATCGCATCAAAGTAGAAGTTCAAAAATCTATTGAAGATTATGACTTAGCTATTAATCAGAGTGTGGTTTATGATGAAGCATTACAACAGGCTTCTGAAAACTACAGACTGGTAAAGGACAAATTCGACAACGGTTTATCTGATACCAATGATCTTGTTGAAGCTGATGTAGAACATTTAAGCGCTAAAATCAATACTGCTTTATCAAAAGCAACTATTATCCAAAAGTATTATGAATTACTTTCGGTATCCGGACAATTATCTCAATCATTCAATCTTTCTAAAATATAA
- a CDS encoding HlyD family secretion protein: MEKKKTNKKFIIILTVLILVGGTYGISKYLHSQAHEETDDAQIEKRMNPIIPRVSGYISKVYVKDNDFVKKGDTLFTIDKRDYQLKIDEAQAALLGAEGQYEAAKADIGSAYASINVSDAQMKSAGGSIESAKIRLRQLTNDYNRYNNLYKTHTITKQQYEQALTAKEEAENQVRVLEQQQRASSFQKSVIQSKSKVSDKQTEVAAANIKKAKTMLDVAHLNLSYTVVTAAIDGQVSKVDIQPGQLVQPGQSLFYIINNNEAWVVANFKETQLNKMVVGQKVSLKVDAYPNYEFKGTVTSFSPATGSRFSLLPPDNATGNFVKTIQRLPVKISLDSSNDPKKVELLRPGMNVDVDVHLK; the protein is encoded by the coding sequence ATGGAAAAGAAAAAGACAAATAAAAAATTCATCATTATACTAACCGTTTTGATTTTAGTAGGAGGAACTTACGGAATTTCAAAATATTTACACTCTCAGGCACACGAAGAAACAGATGATGCACAGATCGAGAAAAGAATGAATCCGATTATTCCAAGAGTATCGGGATACATTAGCAAAGTATATGTAAAAGATAATGATTTTGTAAAAAAAGGAGATACTTTGTTTACAATTGACAAGAGGGATTATCAATTGAAAATTGATGAAGCACAAGCCGCTTTATTAGGAGCTGAAGGTCAGTATGAAGCTGCAAAAGCAGATATCGGCAGTGCTTACGCAAGCATTAATGTTTCTGATGCTCAGATGAAATCAGCTGGCGGTTCTATCGAAAGTGCTAAAATCAGACTCAGACAATTGACAAACGACTACAACCGTTATAATAATTTATATAAAACGCATACGATTACGAAACAACAATACGAGCAGGCATTAACAGCGAAAGAAGAAGCCGAAAATCAGGTTCGTGTTTTAGAGCAGCAACAAAGAGCAAGTTCATTCCAAAAATCGGTTATCCAGTCAAAATCTAAAGTTTCTGACAAACAAACAGAAGTAGCTGCAGCTAACATCAAAAAAGCAAAAACTATGCTTGATGTTGCTCATTTAAACCTTTCATACACAGTAGTTACTGCTGCAATTGATGGCCAGGTTTCTAAAGTGGATATTCAGCCGGGACAATTGGTTCAGCCTGGTCAGTCTTTATTTTATATTATCAACAACAATGAAGCATGGGTTGTAGCAAACTTTAAAGAAACACAATTGAACAAAATGGTTGTGGGGCAAAAAGTAAGCTTAAAAGTGGATGCTTATCCTAATTATGAATTTAAAGGAACTGTTACTTCTTTCTCGCCTGCTACAGGATCTCGTTTTTCATTATTACCTCCTGACAATGCAACAGGAAACTTCGTAAAAACGATTCAGAGATTACCTGTAAAAATTAGTTTAGACTCTTCAAACGATCCTAAAAAAGTAGAATTATTACGTCCTGGAATGAATGTTGACGTAGACGTACATTTGAAATAA